One Azospirillum sp. B510 genomic window carries:
- a CDS encoding quinone oxidoreductase family protein, with the protein MVHAIRIHEHGGPEVLRWDEIELDEPGPGQVRIRQTAVGLNYIDTYHRSGAYKLPNLPAVIGMAGSGVVEALGPDVTTLKIGDRVGYAMAIGAYAESRLIAADRLVPLPSWLDEEATAATLLQGLTAQYLLRGTYVVQPGDTILVQAAAGGVGLLLCSWARHLGATVIGTVGSAEKAELAKAHGCHHTIDYSREDFVTRVKELTDGQGVPVVYDGVGKTTFLGGLDCLRPRGLMVLFGAASGQPAPLDLGVLAAKGSLYVTRPTLATYTAKREDLMASAADLFDAVKNGGVTFTVNQRFALKDTAEAHRALESRATTGSTVLVP; encoded by the coding sequence ATGGTTCACGCGATCCGCATCCACGAACATGGCGGGCCGGAGGTTCTGCGCTGGGACGAGATCGAGCTGGACGAGCCCGGCCCCGGCCAGGTGCGCATCCGCCAGACCGCCGTCGGGCTGAACTACATCGACACCTATCACCGCTCCGGCGCCTACAAGCTGCCGAACCTGCCGGCGGTGATCGGCATGGCGGGATCCGGCGTGGTCGAGGCGCTGGGGCCGGACGTCACCACGCTGAAGATCGGCGACCGCGTCGGCTACGCCATGGCGATCGGCGCCTATGCCGAGAGCCGGCTGATCGCCGCCGACCGGCTGGTGCCGCTGCCGAGCTGGCTCGACGAAGAGGCGACCGCCGCCACGCTGCTGCAAGGATTGACCGCGCAGTATCTGCTGCGCGGCACCTATGTCGTGCAGCCCGGCGACACCATCCTGGTGCAGGCCGCCGCCGGCGGGGTCGGGCTGCTGCTGTGTTCCTGGGCGCGGCATCTCGGCGCCACGGTGATCGGCACCGTCGGATCGGCGGAGAAGGCCGAGCTGGCCAAGGCCCATGGCTGCCATCACACCATCGACTACAGCCGTGAGGATTTCGTCACCCGGGTGAAGGAGCTGACGGACGGGCAGGGCGTGCCGGTGGTCTATGACGGCGTCGGCAAGACGACCTTCCTCGGCGGGCTGGATTGCCTGCGGCCACGCGGACTGATGGTGCTGTTCGGCGCCGCCTCCGGTCAGCCGGCGCCGCTGGATCTGGGGGTTCTGGCGGCGAAGGGGTCGCTCTATGTGACGCGGCCGACGCTGGCGACCTACACCGCCAAGCGGGAGGATCTGATGGCCTCGGCCGCCGATCTGTTCGACGCGGTGAAGAATGGCGGGGTGACCTTCACGGTCAACCAGCGTTTCGCGCTGAAGGACACCGCCGAAGCGCACCGGGCGCTGGAGTCACGGGCGACGACCGGGTCGACGGTGCTGGTGCCGTAA
- a CDS encoding methylated-DNA--[protein]-cysteine S-methyltransferase has product MARLSIDSPLGPLMLTGDGSALTELGWGRFERDEPDALLEETARQLESYFAGRLQRFALPLEPAGTPFRRSVWDGMLAIPYGGTATYGGMAKMLGSAPRAVGGACGANPIPIIIPCHRVLASGGAPGGYSGHGGLDTKAWLLALEHRHANVGQGDAIGTEQLALL; this is encoded by the coding sequence ATGGCGCGTCTTTCCATCGACAGCCCGCTCGGCCCCCTGATGCTGACCGGGGACGGATCCGCCCTGACCGAACTCGGCTGGGGCCGCTTCGAGCGGGACGAGCCGGACGCATTGCTCGAGGAGACGGCGCGCCAGCTGGAGAGCTATTTCGCCGGCCGGCTCCAGCGGTTCGCTCTGCCGCTGGAGCCGGCGGGCACGCCGTTCCGGCGCAGCGTGTGGGACGGCATGCTGGCGATCCCCTATGGCGGCACCGCGACCTATGGCGGGATGGCGAAGATGCTGGGCAGCGCGCCGCGCGCGGTCGGCGGCGCCTGTGGCGCCAACCCGATCCCGATCATCATTCCCTGTCACCGGGTGCTGGCCAGCGGCGGGGCGCCCGGCGGCTATTCCGGCCATGGCGGGCTGGACACCAAGGCGTGGCTGCTGGCACTGGAACACCGTCATGCCAATGTGGGGCAGGGCGACGCGATCGGAACGGAACAGCTCGCGCTGCTGTGA
- a CDS encoding thioredoxin domain-containing protein codes for MPATPLGANLLGRETSPYLLQHKDNPVHWMPWGPEAFARARAENKPVLLSVGYAACHWCHVMAHESFENPEIAGLMNELFINIKVDREERPDLDTIYQSALALLGQQGGWPLTMFLTPDAEPFWGGTYFPPAQRYGRAGFPDVLRGIAGTYTDEPDKVGKNVEALRSALAGIGENRSAGAAGTIDAGMLDQVAQRLLREVDPIHGGIGSAPKFPQVPLFELLWRAWRRTGREPFRDAVTHTLANMAQGGIYDHLGGGFARYSVDERWLVPHFEKMLYDNAELLDLMTLVWQETRDPLLETRIRETVGWLLREMIAEGGGFAATLDADSEGEEGLFYIWREEEVDRLLGPALGADGLATFKRVYEVLPQGNWEGVTILNRLGGLTPADESTEAMLAKGREALSRARAKRVRPGWDDKVLADWNGLMIAALTHAALALDEPEWLDAAGRAFAFVRDRMDSGGRLCHSWRHGQGKHAGMLDDYAHMARAALALHEATGDPAALDQAKVWAAALDAHFWDDANGGYFFTADDAEGLIVRTKTAYDNATPSGNGTMLAVLTILFQRTGEDAYRDRAEALATAFSGELTRNFFPLPTFLNAVELMTAPLQIVIVGPPRTAETEALRRTVLDRSLPNRILTVLAPKGDFPADLPAGHPAQGKGMRDGTATAYVCRGMTCSAPVTAPADLAALLATKS; via the coding sequence GCCTGCCACTGGTGCCACGTCATGGCGCATGAGAGCTTCGAGAATCCGGAGATCGCCGGGCTGATGAACGAGCTGTTCATCAACATCAAGGTCGACCGGGAGGAACGGCCGGACCTCGATACCATCTACCAATCGGCCCTGGCCCTGCTGGGCCAGCAGGGCGGCTGGCCGCTGACCATGTTCCTGACCCCGGATGCCGAACCCTTCTGGGGTGGCACCTATTTCCCGCCGGCGCAGCGTTATGGCCGGGCCGGCTTCCCCGACGTGCTGCGCGGCATCGCCGGCACCTATACCGATGAGCCGGACAAGGTCGGCAAGAATGTCGAGGCCCTGAGATCGGCGCTCGCCGGCATAGGGGAGAACCGCTCGGCCGGTGCCGCCGGAACGATCGATGCCGGGATGCTGGATCAGGTGGCGCAGCGGCTGCTGCGCGAGGTCGATCCGATCCATGGCGGCATCGGCAGCGCACCGAAATTCCCGCAGGTGCCGCTGTTCGAACTGCTGTGGCGGGCGTGGCGGCGCACGGGGCGCGAGCCGTTCCGCGACGCGGTGACCCACACGCTGGCCAACATGGCGCAGGGCGGCATCTACGACCATCTCGGCGGCGGCTTCGCCCGCTATTCGGTCGATGAACGCTGGCTGGTGCCGCATTTCGAGAAGATGCTCTACGACAATGCCGAGCTGCTCGACCTGATGACACTGGTCTGGCAGGAGACGCGCGACCCGCTGCTGGAGACCCGCATCCGCGAGACGGTCGGCTGGCTGCTGCGCGAGATGATCGCCGAAGGCGGCGGTTTCGCCGCGACGCTGGACGCCGACAGCGAGGGCGAGGAGGGACTCTTCTATATCTGGAGGGAGGAGGAGGTCGACCGGCTGCTCGGCCCCGCGCTCGGCGCCGACGGGTTGGCGACGTTTAAGCGCGTTTACGAGGTGCTGCCCCAAGGCAATTGGGAAGGCGTCACCATCCTGAACCGCCTGGGCGGCCTGACCCCGGCCGACGAATCCACCGAGGCGATGCTCGCCAAGGGCCGGGAGGCCCTGTCGCGGGCGCGGGCCAAGCGGGTGCGGCCGGGCTGGGACGACAAGGTGCTGGCCGACTGGAACGGCCTGATGATCGCCGCGCTGACCCATGCCGCCCTGGCGCTGGACGAACCCGAGTGGCTGGACGCCGCCGGCCGCGCCTTCGCCTTCGTCCGCGACCGGATGGACAGCGGCGGGCGGCTTTGCCACAGCTGGCGGCACGGGCAGGGCAAGCATGCCGGGATGCTGGACGACTATGCCCATATGGCGCGGGCGGCGCTCGCCCTGCATGAGGCGACCGGGGATCCGGCGGCCCTCGATCAGGCGAAGGTCTGGGCGGCGGCGCTGGACGCCCATTTCTGGGACGACGCCAATGGCGGCTATTTCTTCACCGCCGATGATGCCGAGGGGCTGATCGTCCGCACCAAGACCGCCTATGACAACGCCACCCCCAGCGGCAACGGCACCATGCTGGCGGTGCTGACCATTCTGTTCCAGCGCACCGGCGAGGATGCCTATCGCGACCGGGCCGAGGCGCTCGCCACCGCCTTCTCCGGCGAGCTGACCCGCAACTTCTTCCCGCTGCCGACCTTCCTCAACGCGGTGGAGCTGATGACGGCGCCGTTGCAGATCGTCATCGTCGGCCCGCCGAGGACGGCGGAGACGGAGGCGCTGCGCCGCACCGTGCTGGACCGCTCGCTGCCCAACCGCATCCTGACCGTGCTGGCGCCCAAGGGGGATTTTCCAGCGGATCTGCCCGCCGGCCACCCGGCCCAGGGGAAGGGGATGCGCGACGGGACGGCCACCGCCTATGTCTGCCGCGGCATGACCTGTTCGGCGCCGGTGACGGCCCCGGCGGATCTGGCGGCGCTTCTGGCGACGAAAAGCTGA
- the dnaQ gene encoding DNA polymerase III subunit epsilon gives MREIVLDTETTGFKPEEGHRLVEIGCIELVNHLATGERFHVYLNPERDMPPEAFAVHGLSEEFLADKPLFNDVAADFVAFIGDSPLVIHNAAFDMHFLNWELKIAGYPVMPKDRAIDTLLMARQKFPGSPATLDALCKRFGVDNSNRTLHGALLDAQLLAEVYLELLGGRQTGLSFAGGPVSKGGVAGPVRVDRPFREARVFAVSEEEAAAHAEMLKKIKNPLWAVE, from the coding sequence GAGGAGGGTCACCGGCTGGTCGAGATCGGCTGCATCGAGCTGGTCAATCATCTCGCCACCGGGGAACGCTTCCACGTCTATCTCAATCCCGAGCGCGACATGCCGCCGGAGGCCTTCGCCGTCCATGGGTTGAGCGAGGAATTCCTGGCCGACAAGCCGCTGTTCAACGATGTCGCCGCCGACTTCGTCGCCTTCATCGGCGATTCCCCGCTGGTGATCCACAACGCCGCCTTCGACATGCATTTCCTGAATTGGGAACTGAAGATCGCCGGCTATCCGGTGATGCCGAAGGACCGCGCCATCGACACCCTGCTGATGGCCCGGCAGAAATTCCCCGGCTCGCCGGCCACCCTGGACGCGCTGTGCAAGCGTTTCGGCGTCGACAATTCCAACCGCACCCTGCACGGCGCTTTGCTCGACGCCCAGCTGCTCGCCGAGGTTTATCTGGAGTTGCTGGGCGGCCGGCAGACCGGCCTGTCCTTCGCCGGCGGCCCGGTGTCGAAAGGCGGGGTCGCCGGCCCGGTCCGCGTCGACCGCCCCTTCCGCGAAGCCCGCGTCTTCGCCGTCAGCGAGGAGGAGGCCGCCGCCCATGCGGAGATGCTGAAGAAGATCAAGAACCCGCTCTGGGCGGTGGAGTGA